A section of the Thermodesulfobacteriota bacterium genome encodes:
- a CDS encoding SPFH domain-containing protein, whose protein sequence is MGTDNLIFLENIEWFDDTGKELVHRIPEKGSGEIKYGAQLTVRDSQAGIFFYKGKAVEAFGPGRHTLETLNIPILTKIASIPWGMSSPLRAEVYFVNMKVFTNLKWGTRDPVAFKDSELGLIRLRAFGVFNLQVVQPVLFINRLVGTQGMYTTEEIEEYLNRVIVSRFNDFMGETIDSILNLPEKYDQLSDALAKRLKKDFSHFGLGLTHIYMNAITPPPEVQQAIDDRSRMGVFKDMNKLMQMKAAMAMEKASTADGASGSGMGMGMGLMMPAMFAQYFASAKPADKQAGNSKVFTCPECKKPIPTDSKFCPSCGHQQLVFTRCANCGKNLTPNAKFCSRCGHPVEESAVSKSCKQCGAENLPESTYCVECGEKL, encoded by the coding sequence ATGGGAACAGACAACCTAATATTTTTAGAAAATATTGAATGGTTTGACGACACCGGCAAAGAGCTTGTTCACCGCATACCTGAAAAAGGCTCAGGGGAAATAAAGTACGGCGCCCAGCTGACAGTCAGGGATAGTCAGGCCGGAATCTTCTTCTACAAAGGAAAAGCCGTGGAAGCTTTTGGACCGGGCAGACATACCTTGGAAACCCTCAATATTCCCATCTTAACCAAAATCGCCAGCATTCCCTGGGGAATGAGCAGCCCCTTAAGGGCCGAAGTATATTTTGTAAATATGAAGGTATTTACCAACCTCAAATGGGGCACCAGAGACCCGGTGGCATTCAAGGACTCCGAGCTCGGTCTGATTCGTCTGAGGGCCTTTGGTGTGTTTAACCTTCAGGTTGTCCAGCCGGTCCTGTTTATTAACCGGCTGGTGGGAACCCAGGGCATGTACACCACCGAAGAAATTGAAGAATATTTAAATCGTGTCATTGTCTCCCGATTCAATGATTTCATGGGGGAAACCATTGACTCCATCCTTAATCTTCCTGAGAAATATGACCAGCTGTCTGATGCGCTTGCCAAACGACTGAAGAAGGACTTCAGTCATTTCGGTCTCGGTCTGACGCATATATATATGAACGCCATTACTCCCCCTCCCGAAGTACAGCAGGCCATTGACGACCGCAGCCGCATGGGTGTTTTTAAAGACATGAATAAACTCATGCAGATGAAAGCAGCCATGGCCATGGAAAAAGCCTCGACAGCCGATGGCGCATCAGGCAGTGGTATGGGCATGGGCATGGGTTTGATGATGCCGGCCATGTTTGCCCAGTACTTTGCATCGGCTAAACCTGCCGATAAACAAGCAGGAAACAGCAAGGTATTTACCTGCCCGGAATGTAAAAAGCCAATTCCGACAGATTCAAAGTTCTGCCCCTCTTGCGGGCATCAGCAGCTTGTTTTCACCCGGTGTGCAAATTGCGGAAAAAATTTGACCCCCAATGCCAAATTCTGTTCACGTTGCGGTCATCCAGTAGAAGAGAGCGCTGTATCAAAATCTTGTAAACAATGCGGTGCCGAGAATCTTCCTGAATCGACTTACTGCGTCGAGTGCGGTGAAAAGCTCTAA
- the mltG gene encoding endolytic transglycosylase MltG: MKKLLTIISVILFLIFSFLISFFLDLSQYAKKTSGPSSFKKVVIIQPGHGLNAAADKLFKAGIIKNRLKFKLFAIIKGYDKNIQAGEYLLAESMPPAMILEILVNGKVNLHKITVVEGYNLQQIADIVAKAGFASRIDFYTAATNASFAAEKGIDADTFEGYLFPETYYFPKVITPKKMISTMVDRFRSVFNAKWKKRAEDIGFSIHQVVTLASIIEKETGAPFERPLISSVFHNRLKKGMRLEADPTVIYGLKNFNGNLTRKHLTTWSPYNTYKIKGLPIGPIACPGASSIEAALYPADTGFIFFVSKRDTTHKFTTNLKDHNRAIRKYQLRR; encoded by the coding sequence TTGAAAAAATTGCTAACCATTATTTCAGTGATACTGTTTTTGATTTTTTCTTTTTTAATAAGTTTTTTTTTGGACCTTTCACAATATGCAAAAAAAACGTCAGGTCCTTCCTCTTTCAAAAAGGTGGTGATTATCCAGCCTGGGCATGGACTTAATGCTGCTGCTGATAAATTATTTAAAGCCGGTATTATCAAGAATCGACTGAAGTTCAAATTATTTGCCATCATTAAAGGATATGACAAAAACATACAAGCAGGAGAATATCTTCTTGCAGAATCCATGCCTCCTGCCATGATTCTGGAAATTCTGGTGAATGGAAAAGTAAATCTGCATAAAATAACGGTTGTTGAAGGTTATAATCTGCAGCAGATTGCAGATATTGTCGCCAAAGCGGGATTTGCCTCCCGAATCGATTTTTATACAGCCGCAACGAACGCCTCGTTTGCAGCTGAAAAAGGTATAGATGCCGACACGTTCGAAGGTTACCTTTTTCCTGAAACCTATTATTTCCCAAAAGTGATTACCCCAAAAAAAATGATTTCCACCATGGTTGACCGGTTTAGGTCGGTATTCAACGCTAAATGGAAAAAGCGGGCTGAAGACATCGGATTTTCGATTCATCAGGTGGTCACCCTGGCCTCCATTATTGAAAAAGAGACCGGAGCGCCTTTTGAGAGGCCCTTAATATCTTCTGTATTCCATAATCGTTTGAAAAAAGGAATGCGCCTTGAAGCCGATCCCACCGTCATTTACGGTTTAAAGAATTTTAACGGTAACCTGACCAGAAAACACCTGACCACATGGTCGCCCTATAATACTTACAAAATAAAAGGGCTTCCCATAGGACCGATTGCCTGCCCCGGAGCCAGCTCCATAGAGGCCGCGCTTTATCCTGCCGATACCGGTTTTATCTTTTTTGTCTCAAAAAGGGATACCACTCATAAGTTTACCACCAATCTCAAAGATCACAACAGGGCCATAAGGAAATATCAACTGCGAAGGTAA